The proteins below come from a single Capricornis sumatraensis isolate serow.1 chromosome 14, serow.2, whole genome shotgun sequence genomic window:
- the FAAP20 gene encoding Fanconi anemia core complex-associated protein 20 produces the protein MRRSRLSLSRRRPPSGARPPSNTSGSLPDGGECAKLWTELLRTASADLNEDGELPPLPAFPGQEPKRSPERPPLERFTVGTETFFWTPFPPPPPGRGGDSGGSDLVLSAVRGHTGSPQQYAAPELRGTPSAEEQLSEEQPSQRQASVDGATTLQSCPMCQVDFVPGLAQLDIDSHLAQCLADSTDDIECGVMTEVDRGTQQTDQSQVNLFLQLQGGRAAPGICGEGSGPPADVLCELCLGGPVQGGFSLVPSVHRF, from the exons ATGCGGAGGTCGCGGCTGAGTCTGAGCCGCCGGAGGCCGCCCTCTGGGGCCCG GCCTCCGAGCAATACCTCTGGGTCCCTCCCGGATGGCGGCGAGTGCGCGAAGCTGTGGACTGAGTTGCTGCGCACCGCGAGCGCAGACCTGAACGAGGACGGCGAGCTGCCGCCGCTGCCCGCGTTCCCCGGCCAG GAGCCCAAGCGCAGTCCTGAGCGCCCGCCCCTGGAAAGATTCACCGTGGGAACCGAGACCTTTTTCTGGACGCCCTtcccgccgcccccgccgggGCGAGGCGGGGACTCGGGCGGCTCTGACCTTGTGCTCAGCGCGGTCCGGGGGCACACGGGGTCCCCCCAACAATATGCAGCGCCCGAGCTCCGCGGAACCCCCAGCGCCGAGGAGCAGCTGTCAGAGGAGCAGCCCTCCCAGCGACAGGCGTCAGTGGACGGTGCGACGACCCTGCAGAGCTGTCCCATGTGCCAAGTCGACTTCGTCCCCGG GCTGGCGCAGCTGGACATCGACAGCCAcctggcccagtgcctggcagaCAGTACGGATGACATAGAGTG CGGTGTGATGACTGAGGTGGACAGGGGCACCCAGCAGACGGACCAATCCCAG GTGAACCTGTTCCTGCAGCTGCAGGGAGGCAGAGCAGCCCCTGGAATTTGTGGAGAGGGATCAGGTCCGCCTGCTGACGTCCTGTGTGAGCTTTGTCTTGGAGGCCCTGTGCAGGGGGGCTTCTCTCTTGTGCCGTCAGTCCATAGGTTCTGA